The following proteins come from a genomic window of Candidatus Eisenbacteria bacterium:
- a CDS encoding HD domain-containing protein, whose amino-acid sequence MKALKIGRVGSRDRFRFTLEGVIDANGARSLDRLLFECQARGARSVHLDFTRVTSISTLGSAVLARQGRVYEETERKIHVTGLGTEIRAALGEVEAIVYEANHPEPPAPSSVAPTPSPEPPTASPEPQPPPPAPVEPFIPAPTSGSSLIPPPAPAGPIPANLASLQSKLKLKIVAFRNLFEITRALNLALDLDEALNLFSLSVMGQFGVDRLAIFLSDPRREGILLPKQVRGFAHGHFQEFAIPPSPFRSIPAEQAFFNLSEIKDAEGAGETLEALRESGFEWGVALWVRRELEGVLLLGGRGGRRGFQEDDRDLLTTLANQGAVAISNARYYRAQEDRNLGLVRGMMSLIESRDTYAKGNTERVVRYVTATAKLLNYPKESLKSLIYGAVLRDIGMITVSHVIVKNPAHLSDEEWALIKQHPTRGAQILEEMNLPKEVVEVVRNHHERWGGEGYPQGIKGSQIPLGARVVSLVDGYVAMTAERPYRRALPAEKARQVIAENWGTPFDPTIVDVFLQVLDRLERRSRQRPVSPVPSDPELPNAPAALDPLSSGATIPMEGRT is encoded by the coding sequence GTGAAGGCCCTCAAGATCGGCCGCGTCGGCTCGCGCGATCGTTTCCGCTTCACCCTCGAAGGGGTGATCGACGCGAACGGCGCACGCTCCCTCGACCGGCTCCTCTTCGAGTGCCAGGCGCGCGGTGCGCGCTCGGTGCATCTCGACTTCACGCGCGTCACGTCGATCAGCACGCTGGGAAGCGCCGTGCTCGCGCGCCAGGGACGGGTCTACGAGGAGACCGAGCGAAAAATCCACGTGACGGGGCTCGGCACCGAGATCCGCGCCGCGCTGGGAGAGGTGGAGGCGATCGTCTACGAGGCGAACCATCCGGAACCGCCGGCGCCATCGTCGGTGGCCCCGACCCCATCGCCCGAGCCGCCGACCGCATCGCCCGAGCCGCAGCCCCCACCGCCCGCGCCGGTGGAGCCCTTCATTCCGGCGCCCACGTCCGGCTCGAGCCTGATTCCGCCGCCGGCGCCCGCGGGCCCGATCCCCGCCAACCTCGCGTCCCTGCAGTCGAAGCTCAAGCTCAAGATCGTCGCGTTCCGAAACCTCTTCGAGATCACGCGCGCCTTGAACCTGGCCCTCGACCTGGACGAGGCACTGAATCTCTTCAGCTTGAGCGTCATGGGGCAATTCGGAGTGGACCGGCTCGCAATCTTCCTCTCCGATCCTCGGCGCGAGGGCATCCTCCTTCCCAAGCAGGTGCGCGGCTTCGCCCACGGGCATTTTCAGGAGTTCGCGATCCCGCCCTCGCCGTTCCGGAGCATCCCGGCGGAACAGGCCTTCTTCAACCTCTCGGAGATCAAGGACGCCGAGGGTGCCGGGGAAACCCTGGAAGCTCTCCGCGAATCGGGCTTCGAGTGGGGCGTGGCCCTCTGGGTGCGGCGGGAGCTCGAGGGGGTCCTGCTCCTGGGCGGTCGCGGAGGCCGGCGCGGATTTCAGGAAGACGATCGCGACCTTCTCACGACGCTCGCGAACCAGGGCGCGGTCGCGATCTCGAACGCGCGCTACTACCGCGCCCAGGAGGATCGGAACCTCGGCCTCGTGCGCGGCATGATGTCCTTGATCGAGAGCCGCGACACCTACGCCAAGGGCAACACCGAGCGCGTCGTCCGGTACGTGACGGCGACCGCGAAGCTCCTCAACTACCCCAAGGAATCGCTCAAGTCGCTCATCTATGGCGCCGTCCTTCGCGACATCGGGATGATCACGGTCAGCCACGTGATCGTGAAGAATCCGGCGCACCTCTCCGACGAGGAGTGGGCGCTCATCAAGCAGCACCCGACGCGCGGAGCGCAGATCCTCGAGGAAATGAACCTCCCCAAGGAGGTCGTCGAGGTCGTCCGGAATCATCACGAGCGATGGGGAGGCGAGGGATACCCGCAGGGGATCAAAGGGTCCCAGATCCCGCTGGGCGCCCGCGTCGTCTCGCTCGTCGACGGTTACGTGGCGATGACGGCCGAGCGTCCGTATCGCCGGGCTCTGCCCGCCGAGAAGGCGCGCCAGGTCATCGCCGAGAACTGGGGCACTCCCTTCGATCCGACGATCGTGGACGTTTTCCTCCAGGTACTCGACAGGCTCGAAAGGCGGTCGCGGCAGCGTCCGGTTAGCCCGGTGCCCTCCGATCCCGAGCTTCCAAACGCCCCGGCGGCGCTCGACCCGCTGAGCTCGGGCGCCACCATCCCCATGGAGGGCCGCACGTGA
- the guaB gene encoding IMP dehydrogenase: MKTFATPRDKISGQDPGGRAPRVVEDLALTFDDVLLVPGYSEVHPRDVDTSTLLTRDITLNVPVVSAAMDTVTESALAIAIAQEGGIGIIHKNLPILEQVEEVDRVKRSESGMIVNPITLPPDVPIARALELMVKFRISGVPITEGKRLVGILTNRDLRFVSGTDLKVKDVMTHENLITAPVGTTLEEAERILHKHRIEKLPVVDQGMNLRGLITVKDIQKRIRYPRACKDHLGRLRVGAAIGVAQDNLDRADQLVRAGVDVVVVDSAHGHSKAVIETTRALKRKHPNLPVIVGNVATAEGTRDLIEAGADCVKVGMGPGSACTTRVVAGVGVPQISAVLECAEAAAREGIPIIADGGIKYSGDLVKALAAGAHSVMLGNLLAGTEESPGETILYEGRTYKVYRGMGSLSAMSGGRGDRYFQEGVKDLKKLVAEGIEARVPYKGEISNVIYQLMGGLRAGMGYCGVATIEELRTKSRFVRITQAGLRESHPHDLTITKEAPNYEIR; encoded by the coding sequence ATGAAGACCTTTGCGACACCGCGCGACAAGATCTCGGGCCAAGACCCGGGGGGACGCGCGCCGCGCGTCGTGGAGGACCTCGCCCTCACGTTCGACGACGTCCTCTTGGTGCCCGGCTACTCCGAGGTCCACCCGCGCGACGTGGACACCTCCACCCTCCTCACCCGCGACATCACCCTGAACGTTCCGGTCGTGAGCGCCGCGATGGATACGGTGACTGAGAGCGCGCTGGCCATCGCGATCGCGCAGGAGGGGGGCATCGGAATCATTCACAAGAACCTCCCCATCTTGGAGCAGGTCGAAGAGGTCGATCGCGTGAAGAGGTCCGAGAGCGGCATGATCGTGAACCCGATCACGCTGCCGCCGGACGTCCCGATCGCCCGCGCCCTCGAGCTGATGGTGAAATTCAGGATCTCGGGCGTCCCGATCACCGAGGGGAAGCGCCTCGTCGGGATCCTCACCAACCGGGACCTGCGATTCGTGAGCGGCACCGACCTCAAGGTGAAGGACGTGATGACGCACGAGAACCTGATCACGGCCCCGGTCGGGACCACGCTCGAGGAAGCGGAGCGGATCCTCCACAAGCACCGCATCGAGAAGCTGCCGGTGGTGGACCAGGGGATGAACCTCCGGGGCCTCATCACCGTGAAGGACATCCAGAAGCGAATCCGTTACCCGCGCGCCTGCAAGGATCACCTCGGACGCCTGCGCGTCGGGGCCGCGATCGGCGTCGCCCAGGACAACCTGGACCGCGCGGATCAGCTGGTGCGGGCCGGCGTCGACGTGGTGGTCGTCGACAGCGCGCACGGCCACTCGAAGGCCGTCATCGAGACGACGCGCGCCCTGAAGCGCAAGCATCCGAACCTGCCGGTCATCGTCGGGAATGTCGCGACGGCGGAGGGGACGCGCGATCTCATCGAGGCGGGCGCCGACTGCGTCAAGGTGGGGATGGGGCCGGGATCGGCGTGCACGACTCGCGTGGTGGCCGGCGTCGGGGTGCCGCAGATCTCCGCGGTGCTCGAATGCGCGGAGGCCGCCGCGCGCGAGGGCATCCCGATCATCGCGGACGGCGGCATCAAGTACTCGGGCGACCTCGTCAAGGCGCTCGCCGCAGGTGCCCACTCGGTCATGCTCGGAAATCTCCTCGCGGGCACGGAAGAGAGCCCGGGCGAGACGATTCTCTACGAGGGGCGCACGTACAAGGTCTACCGCGGGATGGGCTCGCTCAGCGCCATGTCCGGCGGCCGCGGCGACCGTTATTTCCAGGAGGGCGTCAAGGATCTGAAGAAGCTCGTGGCCGAGGGCATCGAGGCCCGCGTGCCTTACAAGGGCGAAATCTCGAACGTGATCTACCAGCTGATGGGTGGGCTGCGCGCCGGGATGGGCTACTGCGGCGTCGCGACCATCGAGGAACTCCGCACCAAGAGCCGCTTTGTCCGCATCACGCAGGCCGGGCTCCGCGAGAGCCATCCGCACGATCTGACCATCACGAAGGAAGCTCCGAACTACGAAATACGATAG